Proteins from a single region of Lysinibacillus sp. JNUCC-52:
- a CDS encoding ferrochelatase — protein sequence MIGIIYYAYGAPKSLDDVTPYFTHIMKGKTPPPHVIENVTAQFKKLGGIDPLAANTGRIAKGLEHALQQRVTEPVKVYNAYKHTEPYIPDVVNTMLRDGITTFITLPVNPIMSTGASAFHDEVSTLLASHDVKVIHAKNWHLNHDLLAVYKDRVQRAFEWIPAEKRAQTHVLYTVHSQPIDPERNEHYVRQFSELAEAISKEAQIANWHVTYRSGHGKGDWLGPNVKDKINSLQGEGAQGIVTCELLSLSADIESYFEVGYECHRLCEELQVEFAQSEFPGDSYDTIQALAAIVESFIPAQ from the coding sequence ATGATTGGTATAATTTATTACGCATATGGCGCACCGAAATCTTTAGACGATGTAACACCTTATTTTACACATATAATGAAAGGTAAAACACCACCACCTCATGTAATTGAAAATGTGACGGCACAATTTAAAAAATTAGGTGGTATTGATCCATTAGCAGCAAATACGGGACGTATTGCTAAAGGGCTGGAACATGCTTTACAGCAACGTGTAACAGAGCCTGTAAAAGTATATAACGCATACAAACATACAGAACCTTATATTCCAGATGTTGTTAACACAATGCTTAGAGATGGTATTACAACTTTTATAACACTACCTGTAAATCCGATTATGTCTACAGGGGCATCAGCGTTTCATGATGAAGTTAGTACGTTATTAGCTTCTCATGACGTTAAAGTTATCCATGCGAAAAATTGGCATTTAAATCATGATTTACTTGCTGTTTATAAAGACCGTGTTCAACGTGCATTTGAATGGATTCCTGCTGAAAAACGAGCACAGACGCATGTTTTATATACAGTCCATAGTCAGCCTATTGACCCTGAAAGAAACGAGCACTATGTGCGCCAGTTTTCCGAATTAGCCGAAGCCATTTCTAAAGAAGCACAAATTGCGAACTGGCATGTTACATATCGAAGTGGTCATGGGAAAGGTGACTGGCTAGGTCCAAATGTAAAAGATAAAATTAATTCATTGCAAGGCGAGGGTGCTCAAGGTATCGTCACATGTGAGCTTCTTTCACTTTCAGCGGATATTGAGTCCTATTTTGAAGTCGGATATGAATGTCATCGATTATGTGAGGAACTGCAAGTTGAATTTGCACAATCGGAGTTTCCAGGTGATAGCTATGATACCATTCAAGCTTTAGCTGCCATTGTCGAATC
- a CDS encoding ABC transporter ATP-binding protein, with amino-acid sequence MLRTEHIQYQHEFTQFRLNDINLKINEGEVVSLIGPNGSGKSTLLRVISRLLKPNSGTVFLNERNIHEMKSKEVAKTLTMLPQMNNHQLDLTVRELVEFGRHPHSGGKTVLSKEDKEIVDWAIDVTRLKDLQNRVLPSMSGGERQRAWIAMTVAQHPKVLLLDEPTTYLDIAHQLEVMELVKELNQKYNMTVIMVLHDINQAAQNSERLIVLKKGKIYYDDSPHCVLCKEMFQSIFEIDAEIYMQDGNPIFTPIKLCSSSCEKS; translated from the coding sequence TTGCTACGAACTGAGCACATACAGTATCAACATGAGTTCACTCAATTTCGATTAAATGATATTAACCTGAAAATTAATGAAGGGGAAGTTGTAAGTTTAATAGGTCCGAATGGCTCGGGGAAATCAACATTATTACGTGTAATATCACGTCTTTTAAAACCAAATAGTGGGACAGTTTTTTTAAATGAGCGTAACATTCATGAAATGAAGTCTAAAGAAGTAGCTAAAACACTAACGATGCTCCCGCAAATGAATAATCATCAATTAGATTTAACAGTGCGTGAGTTAGTAGAGTTTGGGCGTCATCCACATAGCGGAGGAAAGACGGTCCTGTCTAAAGAGGATAAAGAAATTGTTGATTGGGCGATTGACGTAACTAGACTGAAAGACTTACAAAATCGGGTACTACCTTCGATGTCTGGGGGTGAGCGTCAACGTGCTTGGATCGCAATGACTGTAGCACAGCATCCCAAAGTGTTGCTTCTAGATGAACCAACAACATATCTAGATATTGCACACCAATTAGAAGTGATGGAGCTTGTAAAAGAGTTAAATCAAAAATACAATATGACCGTTATAATGGTGTTACATGATATTAACCAAGCGGCACAAAATAGCGAACGTCTGATTGTATTAAAGAAAGGCAAAATCTATTACGATGATTCACCACATTGTGTATTATGTAAAGAAATGTTTCAATCAATTTTTGAAATAGATGCGGAAATTTATATGCAAGACGGAAATCCAATCTTTACGCCGATAAAATTGTGCTCAAGTTCTTGTGAAAAATCGTAG
- a CDS encoding FecCD family ABC transporter permease → MIIEEEKYAHPLAKKRRMALILLPILLVIVSVGSLMIGQVSFSVSEVFNGIISSEDTMARRIVWEIRMPRILTGMIVGVCLAIAGSILQGVMQNPLADPGVIGITSGAGIMAVAVMVVFPGYIIYLPIAAFLGAFVAAMIVYSLSVKKGGTSPMRIILVGVAINALCGAGTNALMILYSDRVQSVLPWLSGGLTGVGWVQFKMIIYYVLVALIFSIYAIKHIRIMRLGDEMASLLGHNVERSRFFLIALSTLLAGIAVSVAGLIGFVGLVVPHILRLIIGGDHKYLLPTSALAGGLLVVFADTIARTVFDPIEFPVGILLAFVGGPYFLYLIHRKGNSIATN, encoded by the coding sequence ATGATAATAGAAGAGGAAAAATATGCACACCCGCTTGCTAAAAAACGAAGAATGGCGTTAATTTTGTTACCAATACTTTTGGTCATAGTGAGTGTCGGTAGCCTTATGATTGGCCAAGTTTCGTTTTCAGTAAGTGAAGTGTTTAATGGAATTATTAGCTCAGAAGATACAATGGCACGGCGAATTGTGTGGGAAATCCGTATGCCCCGTATACTAACAGGTATGATAGTAGGCGTTTGTTTGGCTATTGCAGGTTCGATTTTACAAGGTGTTATGCAAAATCCATTAGCTGATCCAGGGGTTATAGGAATTACATCCGGCGCGGGCATTATGGCGGTGGCTGTAATGGTTGTTTTTCCTGGCTATATCATATATTTACCTATTGCAGCCTTTTTAGGCGCTTTTGTCGCCGCAATGATTGTGTATTCTTTATCGGTGAAAAAGGGTGGTACATCCCCAATGCGAATAATTTTAGTGGGTGTAGCCATTAATGCACTTTGTGGTGCAGGAACAAATGCACTTATGATTTTGTATAGCGATCGTGTACAATCTGTCCTACCATGGTTGTCGGGTGGCTTGACAGGTGTTGGTTGGGTGCAATTTAAAATGATTATTTACTATGTTCTTGTAGCACTTATATTTTCAATTTATGCAATTAAACATATACGTATCATGCGTTTAGGAGATGAAATGGCAAGCCTTTTAGGGCACAATGTAGAACGCAGTCGATTCTTTTTAATTGCCTTAAGTACGTTATTGGCGGGAATTGCAGTAAGTGTTGCTGGTTTAATTGGGTTTGTAGGTTTAGTTGTACCACATATTTTGCGACTAATTATTGGTGGAGATCATAAATATTTACTACCTACTTCCGCGTTGGCTGGTGGCTTACTTGTTGTGTTTGCTGATACAATAGCGAGAACCGTATTTGATCCTATTGAGTTTCCTGTAGGCATTTTGCTAGCATTCGTTGGTGGACCGTATTTCCTTTATTTAATTCATAGAAAGGGGAATTCCATTGCTACGAACTGA
- a CDS encoding ABC transporter substrate-binding protein → MKKFKFLLVGALALSLAACGEESKQAETDSSKDKVEMEQQVESGEAVTFIDDLGNKLEFEATPRSVATLNPGMMDILLALGANVTGRPTITTEMKEDVKAIQEIGNPHEPSFEQIAALNAEILIVPPSFQQFATTVEATGTKIVYLNMNSVDDIKKTITQYGELFNNTAKANELVAQIDEKIAQGATESTLDALIVYGAPGTYLAALDNSLYGDILKKAGGKNIAADLPATEKFPSYATLSVEKIVERNPKVIMLITHANPATVKEGFEKQLKENAAWKNLDAVKNNQIIILPAELFDNPGTQVVEAIDYMREVLKTAEEAVK, encoded by the coding sequence ATGAAGAAGTTTAAATTTCTATTAGTAGGTGCGTTGGCATTATCATTAGCTGCATGTGGAGAAGAAAGTAAACAAGCGGAGACGGATTCTTCCAAAGATAAAGTAGAAATGGAACAACAAGTTGAATCAGGAGAGGCAGTAACATTCATAGATGACCTTGGAAATAAGCTTGAGTTTGAAGCAACACCGAGATCAGTCGCAACGTTAAATCCAGGAATGATGGACATTTTGCTTGCATTAGGAGCAAATGTTACTGGACGACCTACGATTACAACAGAAATGAAGGAGGACGTAAAAGCTATTCAAGAAATAGGTAACCCACATGAACCGTCATTTGAGCAGATTGCTGCATTGAATGCGGAAATACTTATTGTCCCACCAAGCTTCCAGCAGTTCGCTACAACGGTAGAGGCTACTGGTACGAAAATTGTCTACTTGAACATGAATTCAGTAGATGATATTAAAAAAACAATTACTCAGTATGGTGAATTATTTAATAACACGGCAAAAGCCAATGAGTTAGTTGCACAAATTGATGAGAAAATTGCACAAGGCGCTACAGAATCAACGTTAGATGCCCTCATTGTTTATGGAGCACCAGGTACATATTTAGCAGCACTAGATAATTCGTTATACGGGGATATCTTAAAGAAAGCTGGAGGTAAAAATATCGCAGCCGATTTACCAGCTACAGAAAAGTTTCCCAGCTACGCGACTTTAAGTGTTGAAAAAATTGTGGAACGTAACCCAAAAGTAATTATGCTGATTACGCATGCAAATCCAGCGACAGTAAAAGAAGGGTTTGAAAAACAATTGAAAGAAAATGCAGCGTGGAAAAATTTAGATGCAGTAAAAAATAATCAGATTATCATTTTACCAGCAGAGCTGTTTGACAATCCCGGTACACAGGTTGTTGAAGCCATTGATTATATGCGAGAAGTTTTAAAGACAGCTGAAGAAGCTGTGAAATAA
- a CDS encoding antibiotic biosynthesis monooxygenase has protein sequence MITVTNRFLVKKGFANKMAPLFISDKNLLNWEGFNKVEVNICSEPEDHDEMNVMMFWDTVEQFKAWRDSDDFKNLHRREAIGNKENSEASPIIGNRVVISEIAATLIK, from the coding sequence ATGATTACAGTTACTAACCGCTTTTTAGTAAAAAAAGGCTTTGCAAATAAAATGGCACCATTGTTTATATCTGATAAAAACTTATTGAACTGGGAAGGTTTTAATAAAGTTGAAGTGAACATTTGCTCAGAACCAGAAGATCATGATGAAATGAACGTTATGATGTTCTGGGATACAGTTGAGCAATTCAAGGCTTGGCGTGATTCTGATGACTTTAAAAATTTACACCGACGTGAAGCTATCGGGAACAAAGAAAACAGTGAGGCATCCCCAATAATAGGTAATCGGGTTGTGATTTCTGAAATTGCTGCTACATTAATAAAGTAA